In the Azospirillum ramasamyi genome, one interval contains:
- the istB gene encoding IS21-like element helper ATPase IstB, which yields MLTRLKLTALRDQIDSLLDEAARRELSLREALAFLCEAEVARKDERRIQMAMSIAKFPFVRTLEGFEYDAQPSLDPKQIRDLATGRWVANGDALLLLGPPGVGKTHLAVGLGREAIRHGYSVLFVSAATLLTMLTKAHADGRLEERLGHFAKPKLLIVDELGYLPLETNAAHLFFMLVSRRYERGSILVTSNRNVSEWGSVFGDPVAATAILDRLLHHSHVITIRGDSYRLREKRRSGLIKPTPFAADAQSSA from the coding sequence ATGCTGACACGTCTGAAGCTGACCGCGCTGCGCGACCAGATCGACAGCCTGCTCGACGAAGCAGCGCGGCGTGAGCTGAGCCTGCGCGAGGCTTTGGCCTTCCTGTGCGAGGCCGAGGTCGCACGCAAGGACGAGCGGCGCATCCAGATGGCCATGAGCATCGCCAAGTTCCCCTTCGTGCGCACGCTGGAGGGTTTTGAGTACGACGCCCAGCCCTCGCTCGATCCCAAACAGATCCGCGATCTGGCGACCGGCCGTTGGGTGGCCAACGGCGACGCGCTCTTGTTACTTGGGCCGCCCGGCGTTGGCAAAACGCATTTGGCTGTCGGGCTTGGCCGCGAGGCCATCCGGCACGGCTACTCGGTGTTGTTCGTGTCGGCGGCGACGTTGCTGACGATGTTGACCAAAGCGCATGCCGATGGCCGGTTGGAGGAGCGGCTGGGGCACTTCGCCAAGCCCAAGCTGCTCATTGTGGACGAACTCGGCTATCTGCCTCTGGAGACCAATGCGGCGCACCTGTTCTTTATGCTGGTGAGCCGCCGCTATGAACGCGGCAGTATTTTGGTAACCAGCAACCGCAATGTGAGCGAGTGGGGGAGCGTGTTCGGGGACCCCGTGGCCGCGACGGCGATCCTGGATCGCCTGCTTCACCACAGCCACGTCATCACCATCCGTGGCGACAGCTACCGGCTGCGCGAAAAGCGCCGCTCCGGCCTGATCAAGCCAACCCCGTTCGCCGCCGACGCACAGAGTTCGGCATGA
- the istA gene encoding IS21 family transposase produces the protein MVEVTIPLSSSETTDRRDVMLAPDDVTAMIRLQALGWGTKRIARELGCDRKTVKRYLRGGGWHPYRSPRRAGRLDDLTDWLGERFRRHRGNADVVRQELADEHGVQVSLRTVERAVQGLRQDLEAESRATVRFETAPGQQLQIDFGTTAVEIGGERMRVHLFVATLGYSRRNFVTAFRHERQSAWITGLEAAFRHFEGVPHEVLIDNPKTLVTHHDRETREVTFNDRFHAFARYWGFRPRACAPYRARTKGKDENGVGYVKKNAVAGRRFASWEAFEGHLVHWMRTIADVRVHGTTGDRPIDRFQAAEAVSLRPLNGRPPYLQVRELHRKVQSDGTVGIDTNHYSVPWRLIGQSVTVEVSDGTVRVLLAGSEVARHVQASGRRQRVIDARHLDGVVGVPPDRSGAAAPHTTADATAPRHDPDLLRPLAEYEAVIGGGW, from the coding sequence ATGGTCGAGGTCACGATACCGTTGAGTTCCTCCGAGACGACGGATCGGAGGGACGTGATGCTGGCCCCAGACGATGTGACGGCGATGATCCGGTTGCAGGCCCTGGGTTGGGGCACGAAGCGGATCGCCCGGGAGTTGGGGTGCGACCGCAAGACGGTGAAGCGTTACTTGCGTGGTGGTGGTTGGCACCCCTACCGGTCGCCGCGACGGGCTGGTCGGCTGGATGACTTGACGGATTGGCTCGGCGAGCGCTTCCGGCGACACCGGGGCAATGCCGACGTCGTCCGCCAGGAGTTGGCGGACGAGCATGGGGTCCAAGTGTCGCTGCGCACTGTGGAGCGCGCCGTCCAGGGATTGCGCCAGGATCTGGAGGCGGAGAGCCGAGCCACGGTGCGCTTCGAGACGGCGCCGGGGCAGCAGTTGCAGATCGACTTCGGCACCACCGCCGTGGAGATCGGCGGTGAGCGGATGCGGGTTCACCTGTTCGTCGCGACACTGGGCTACTCGCGCCGCAACTTCGTCACGGCGTTCCGTCACGAGCGGCAGTCTGCCTGGATCACCGGCCTGGAGGCTGCCTTCCGGCACTTCGAGGGTGTGCCGCACGAGGTGCTGATCGACAATCCCAAGACCCTGGTCACCCATCACGATCGGGAAACCCGGGAAGTGACCTTCAACGACCGCTTCCATGCCTTCGCCCGCTATTGGGGCTTTCGCCCGCGCGCCTGCGCGCCGTATCGGGCGCGCACCAAAGGCAAGGACGAGAACGGTGTCGGCTACGTCAAGAAGAACGCCGTCGCCGGGCGGCGCTTCGCCAGTTGGGAGGCGTTCGAAGGACACTTGGTGCACTGGATGCGCACCATCGCCGATGTCCGCGTTCACGGCACCACGGGCGACCGGCCGATCGACCGTTTCCAGGCCGCCGAAGCGGTCAGCTTGCGGCCGCTGAACGGGCGCCCACCCTATCTCCAGGTGCGCGAGTTGCACCGCAAGGTCCAGAGCGATGGCACCGTCGGCATCGACACCAACCACTACAGCGTGCCCTGGCGACTGATCGGGCAGAGCGTCACGGTGGAAGTGAGCGACGGCACGGTTCGGGTCCTGCTGGCCGGAAGCGAGGTGGCGCGGCATGTTCAGGCGAGCGGGCGCCGACAACGTGTCATCGACGCCCGTCATCTCGACGGCGTGGTTGGCGTCCCGCCCGACCGCTCCGGAGCCGCGGCACCGCACACCACCGCAGACGCCACGGCACCGCGCCACGATCCGGACCTGCTGCGGCCGCTGGCGGAGTACGAAGCGGTGATTGGAGGTGGCTGGTGA